One Vigna unguiculata cultivar IT97K-499-35 chromosome 11, ASM411807v1, whole genome shotgun sequence DNA window includes the following coding sequences:
- the LOC114170286 gene encoding protein FAR1-RELATED SEQUENCE 5-like: MHVRQTVDINDEAGVRINKSFRSLVCEAGRYDNITFIERDVRNYIGKQRRSLCKDGDGQALLRHFSQMRELNNDFFFDIDMDENNRICNVFWANAKSRATCQDFGDVVSFDTTYLTNKYNMSFAPFVGVNHHGQSILLGCGLVSCEDTSTFVWLFECWRQCMFNVEPDGIVTDQCKAMMNAIKVVFSNTKHRWCLWHIMKKVLEKLQGYTNYKPIKTELKKLVYDSICVNDLNANEWLSTLYDERHRWYDNALRQKAEKEFEADFTSANTTVACGSQSPIERQFQLEYTHAKFSEIQNEFRGKMNCFMKSVSKDETAWKYMANEEWMWNG; the protein is encoded by the exons ATGCATGTTAGGCAAACAGTTGACATCAACGACGAAGCTGGTGTTAGGATCAACAAAAGTTTTCGATCACTGGTTTGTGAGGCCGGTAGATATGATAACATAACCTTCATTGAGCGGGATGTTCGCAACTACATTGGTAAACAAAGAAGGTCATTGTGCAAGGATGGGGATGGACAAGCGTTGCTTCGACATTTCTCACAAATGAGAGAATTGAACAACGACTTCTTTTTCGATATAGACATGGACGAAAATAACAGAATATGCAATGTTTTTTGGGCCAATGCAAAGAGTCGAGCGACATGTCAAGATTTTGGCGATGTGGTGTCATTTGACACTACCTACTTAACAAACAAATACAATATGTCATTTGCGCCTTTTGTGGGAGTCAATCATCATGGGCAATCAATCTTGTTAGGTTGCGGTCTTGTTTCTTGTGAGGACACAAGTACGTTTGTCTGGCTTTTTGAGTGTTGGCGTCAATGCATGTTCAACGTCGAACCTGATGGTATCGTAACTGACCAGTGTAAGGCAATGATGAATGCAATTAAAGTGGTATTTTCTAACACAAAACATAGGTGGTGCTTGTGGCACATCATGAAAAAGGTGCTTGAGAAATTGCAAGGGTATACGAACTACAAACCTATAAAGACGGAATTGAAGAAACTTGTGTACGATTCCATCTGTGTTAATGACTTGAATGCAAATGAATGGTTGTCTACGTTGTATGATGAGAGACATCGTTGG TACGACAATGCATTAAGGCAAAAGGCAGAAAAGGAGTTTGAAGCGGACTTCACATCTGCGAATACAACTGTTGCATGTGGATCTCAATCACCAATTGAAAGACAATTTCAATTAGAATACACACACGCCAAATTTAGTGAGATTCAAAACGAATTCAGGGGTAAGATGAATTGCTTCATGAAGAGTGTATCAAAAGATGAAACTGCTTGGAAGTATATGGCCAATGAAGAGTGGATGTGGAATGGGTAG
- the LOC114170285 gene encoding uncharacterized protein LOC114170285, with protein sequence MYFRHCCKAKCIGALNEKLTVPQKEYIASTPFWWFPMLKQSLKISRNVLSQLSIKWVERRGGFDVGGEVVDFSLLDVCLGLGLRVVGEKIDLNEEVVESETWNTFGRQRVDVKLIYDFLMKFDDDVGDVELFCKLYVVLGISEFLLASKKGCVFPVIFKIVDDMENIGKYNWGTLVYEYLVFSLCSASLALQNEPSRFEFYMVGCAYLLESTFKCKMNLFPRLLYWMNVSMGDKVMKTAFDYDMAIVDAAVSKEELDHAIVRKTFEQFGTEYKTQDLKDKEEVEHLLEDHEAEIVDLEQSMSALDDLVAKWKGQQPKDEVRDEVGDDVFNDPRDDVMSDEKDDDAQQSNMYDRVKARPRMRFKSVATKTPYSVYGKKKLKSLQIG encoded by the exons ATGTATTTTCGTCATTGCTGTAAAGCGAAGTGCATTGGTGCTTTGAACGAAAAGTTAACTGTGCCACAAAAGGAGTATATTGCAAGCACCCCGTTTTGGTGGTTTCCCATGTTAAAGCAATCATTGAAGATAAGTAGAAATGTTTTATCTCaattatctattaaatgggTTGAAAGAAGGGGTGGTTTTGATGTCGGTGGTGAAGTGGTGGACTTTAGTTTATTAGACGTTTGTTTAGGGTTAGGATTGAGGGTGGTCggagaaaaaattgatttaaatgagGAAGTTGTGGAGAGTGAGACGTGGAATACTTTTGGGCGTCAAAGAGTTGATGTTAAGTTGATATATgattttttgatgaaatttgatgatgatgttggtgATGTTGAATTATTTTGCAAGCTATATGTTGTGTTAGGAATATCAGAGTTCTTGCTTGCAAGTAAAAAAGGTTGTGTTTTCCccgttatttttaaaattgttgatgacatgGAAAATATTGGAAAATATAATTGGGGTACATTAGTGTACGAGTATTTGGTGTTTAGCTTGTGTAGTGCTTCGTTGGCATTGCAGAATGAACCAAGTCGATTTGAGTTCTATATGGTTGGATGTGCGTATTTGCTTGAG TCAACGTTCAAGTGTAAGATGAACTTGTTCCCACGATTGTTGTATTGGATGAATGTGAGCATGGGTGACAAGGTCATGAAGACTGCGTTTGATTACGACATG GCTATTGTTGATGCGGCGGTGTCAAAGGAAGAACTTGATCATGCTATTGTAAGAAAGACATTTGAACAATTTGGCACTGAATACAAAACCCAAGATTTGAAGGACAAGGAAGAGGTTGAGCATTTACTAGAAGATCATGAAGCAGAGATAGTTGATTTGGAACAATCTATGTCTGCATTGGATGACTTGGTTGCAAAATGGAAGGGTCAACAGCCAAAGGATGAGGTTCGAGATGAAGTTGGTGATGATGTTTTCAATGATCCACGTGATGATGTAATGAGTGATGAAAAAGATGATGATGCACAACAGAGCAATATGTATGATCGTGTGAAGGCCCGACCTCGGATGCGATTCAAGAGTGTTGCCACAAAAACACCATATTCTGTTTATGGAAAGAAGAAGTTGAAATCACTACAAATTGGTTGA